The following is a genomic window from Antechinus flavipes isolate AdamAnt ecotype Samford, QLD, Australia chromosome 3, AdamAnt_v2, whole genome shotgun sequence.
GCCAAACTGCAGCTGAGGGCCTCCAAGaccaaagagacagagatgacaCCAAAAACTCAGTGAAAGACAAGAGGTCAGGGacggaggcctggagagacaagCATGCTCAATTCAGGTCAttgggagagagaggcagaaagtcATAGGGGAAAGAGAAACGGGGAGACTTCATCGATACACAGCCCTTACTTCCCAAGCTGCTGTTTGCGATCCAATGAGATAAGATCCACGAAACCCTTTGTAAATCTTGCAAATGCTATAACTCCCTGAGACAATACCAGCCACAGAGGCCTTTAGCTTTGCCACCGGACCCCTCACTCGTGATCCCCCCCTCACTCTCCTTTAGTTCTTCTACGTGTCTTAGTCTCTGTCTCCCATTATCCCTCTCTCCCCCATTGTCCCCCCGCACCCCTCAGCGTTCCTCTCTGACTTCCCGCGTCCTCTCTCCACAAACCAGTTTTCCTCTTCAGCGCCCTCCTGTCGTCAGTCTCCCTCGGCTCTGTCCCTCAGCGtcccctttctctgtccctcGCTCCCCTTCCTTGTTGTTCCTCGGTCTTCCGCACCTCTCCGAATCTCCGTTTCAGTGTGGGTCGACATGGACGTGTCTCTAGCTCTCCCAGACAtggctattttccttttttatgggcCCTGACAGGGACTGTGAGCCTCCCCATAACCTAGGCCTTGAAGCCACAAATccagcctctctctctcctctcctgcaAGAAATCTCCTTATGACCTCACAGTCAAGAAATGACAACACAAAGTGGGTAGGACTCCTGCCTGGGTGGGGCTCCCTGGGAGGGGTCCAGACCCGGAGAGGATAATCAGTGACCCCCCCCCTTACCCCTAGTCCAAGGCTGGTGAGGCTCAAAGGgggtggaagggaatacaggggATAGGTTAAGGGGGTAAGGGCAAGAGGCTGGGGTCAGTCCTTTGCAGCCttaccagcaatttttgtccCTCTCCAGCTCGCATGGCTGCCCGAGGGACTCAATCCGTGTCTCTAGAGAGGAGAAACTGTGCACTGGTGAGGCTGctccccagctccttgccctgcctccctcccccactcacATTTTGACCCATCGGGGGACTCTAACCccgggaagggaaagaagggagtgggggtgggggcaggggtCCCAGATGAACACAGGTGAGGGATCCAAACCCTCGAGCCTCCCAGCTGCtctctccacagatggagaagatCAAGTGTCTACAGGCAGCCAATGCTAACCTGAAAAAACTGGTGGGTTCCTGGGCCTGGCCTTTCGGGGGGACCAGCGGGAGGGCTGGGAGTAGTGGAGGGAGGTTCGGCCACTAGGGGATTCCCAAGGGGACGGATTATCACCACCAGGTGCCAGCTTTGGGCCAGCCCACTCACACTCTTCCTCCCTTAGCACACACTAAACCTCCTGAATCAGGGGGTCTCAGCCCTCCTCCTGTTTGGCAGGGACCAGATCAGAGATCTGGGTCAATGTTAGGATCAAATATTCGGGATCTGAATTTGAAAGTCTAGGGCAGGATTCAAAATTGGTCCCACTTAATTAGCAGGTTGGAAATATTTTAGACTTACTGGGGTTAAAGGTTACGTTGAAATCTCAAGGTATCTGGCAGTTTGGCTGAGATTGGGGGGATCTGGCTGAGTTAATTTGGAGATGAGATCTAGGGTTAGGTTTATAGAGTCTTCTAGAGCTGAGCTGGGTCAAAGATTGAGGctgaaggaggaggggaggagctCAGAAACCATCCAAAGCTGAAGGAGGGGGGGAGCTCAAAAACCATCCAAAGCTgaaggaggggggggaggagcTCAGAAACCATCCAAagctgaaggaggaggaggggaggagctCGGAAACCGAACCCCCCTTTGTTAGAGTTAGGGTTAGGGCCTTGCATGGTCCAGAGATGTTAGGCTGAAAGCTGGAAGCAGTCCAGCTCCTCCTGGGACAGAAATGGGATGGTAGTCGTTAAGAAAGGATGAAAAGCtctcatcatctctctctcttatccctcCCTGATCTGGATCCACTAAACCCAGAATGAAAAGTTGCAAGAGGAGAATGATGGTGAGCTAACCTGCCTCTCCTTCTGAGACCCTAatgtcccctccccccacagcCACCTTTTTAAGCGTCTTTGCTTGGAGAAGTTCCAAGCTGGTGGGTCTCCCATCCTCAGAATACCCGGCAGCTAGTCAGAGACCTCATTTCTAGCCTCTTAGTCCATGTGGCCTTGGACTACAAATCCttgttttccctttaaattttcagccccccccccccaaggaccGAATGGCCAGTTGTCCTTTCCTACTTCTGCCATTCAGTGTTCTATGAGACTTTAAAGTCTCTCCCAGCTCCGACACCGGTTTATATCCAGATACTTTGGCTCGAAGGTTTTAAGGTTCACTCCCTAAGAGTCTGTGATTTTTATGCAGTTAAAGTTCAGCGTAGCGGGGAGGGGGGTGCAGGGCTGGGAGTTGGGGGGACAGGAGGCCCGCGGGGCAGGCTCCAGCTCTCTAACGTGATTCTCTTCTCATCTACCCATACACCTACTCTCAGTCCTGAGATCCACTGAAGAGGTACTACTCAGGTGAGCAACTCGTAAACGCAGGCCCCCACTTAGCGCTCCCAGGGGCACAGGGGATAAAGGGGGGGGGGAGCCATCCCTGTGCAAGGGCAGGGGACTGGACGAGAAGGCCTGAGCCGCTCCCCTCCCATTGCCAGAGCTGCTGCTAAGGGACGCGTTTCAAGAGGGGCGGGAGGCGCGGGGCACCCTACGGGAGTTGGGCCGTCAGAAAGCCGTCTTTGAGATCCGTCCTCTGAAGGCACAGCCgaggttgggggggagggaggtggatGAGGAGGAGCTCGAGGGGAGGGGCGGCAGTTCAGGGGAGGAACACGTAGAATTGGAGGAGGGGAAGGTTCGGGGactggaagggagaaaaagagtggGTCCGAGGCCTCGGGCCCTTCTCCCCCCCTGCTCCCACAGGGACAATgacaagataaaaaagaaaatactgaagcTAAAAGAACGCCACGAATCTCTGGTGAGCAAAGAGGAGCGGGCGGAACCTAGACGGGAGGGGGCGTGTCGCGCAAATAAGAAAGGCGGGCCCGGGGGCGGGGCCGAGGGAGATGGGCGGGGCCTGGAGAAGCCCAGGTGTTTGTCAGGTGGAGCGGGAAGGAGAACTTTGGGAAGGGGGCCGGGCGAGGTGGGGAAGCGCCAGCGCCGAGGAGGATGGAGGTTCCCCTAAGCATCCGTTTCTCCCTCTGCCCACAGCAAGACGATATCTACACGCTGGAGGAacgtctgtgtgagtgtgtgtgtggttgGCGGGGAGGGATGCGGGGGCGGGGCCTTGGGGGGTGTCTCCGTTCTCCCTCGTAACTCCGCCTCTTTTCTCCCTCCGTAAAGGTTCTTGCACCTGCCCTGAGAACCGATCGAACCACGAACACAAAGAGAGCAAAAGGTGTGGCCGCTGGCCCCGGTCttcaaggaaaggagagagggcaGGCGGCTGGCGGGAGGATGGGGCGGGCAGTGGGGAGGAACCTCCGTGGGACTTGAGGGGCCCTCAGTGTGacatctctctcccctccccttttcttcctctctctaacACCTGGGGCTCCCACCTCAGGGCTGCGAACACAGGGCGGCGGCTCCCGTGAGTCCCCGAGGCCGGATGCACCTCCCCGTCCCCCCACGGAAACAAACCCCCTCCGGGGTTCAATAAACTTCTCTCCGGGGCTGGGACCCCCTCTGATTCCCAAATGTTTGCTTCCTAGGACGTGAAGAGTTTTTCAATGGGGAGGGGTCCGGGACGGGGGCGAGGGGCACCTCACTTGGGTCCGACCCCAAGCGAGACGACGACCCGAGACACAAATTCCGAGATGAGGAGGCGGGGTCcgggagaaagggggggaggagagagggcgGCCGAAGGGCGGGGCCCTAGAGGAGAGTTTATGAGGGAGGCCCAGGATTGGCAGTGTAGGAGCAAGGGCGGGGCCCATTGAGAAGGGGCCGGGCCTTCCAGAGGAGAGAAAGATGTATGGGCGGGACACTGGAAGTGGGGGAGCCGCGTTCCTTGGGGAATAGGTGCCCAGCGGGGGGCGGGGCTCAGATTAGCTAGCCGGGAGCTAGAAGTGTGGGGGTGGGGACCAGGAAGGAGCGCGGGGGTCGGGTTTGGGGCAGCAGGAGGGAGCGGTAACTGTAACCCGCCTGGGACAGGAAGCTCCCAAATGTAGCTAGCAGTCCACCCACCCCCAGTTCTGGGAAACGGCCACCGGCCTCCCTCCGAAGGCAGCCCTCGGCAGAGCCCCGGCAATGGGCTGCTGCTCGCGCGCTCTCCCCTGCCCCTGGAGCTAGCACTTAGTCCCCGGCTTTTCTCCATCATGCATCCCCATCTTCAGAtccttggggaggaggaaggagttcTGTCCCGAAGGGCAGCTGTCTCGTATCTCCCTCTATAACAAAACTCCCCGTCTGCGCTTTAGTTTCTCCGCTTtcgggggggagaagaggggttTCCTGTCTCCTTTTCCTTAGGGACTGTTATATGGCTGAGACTAGATGACAGggggtggggtgtgtgtgtgtgtgtgtgtgtgtgtgtgtgtgtgtgtatcggGGAGGACTTCCACTGTCCAAATAGGACGTTTTGTCCGGGGGAGGAAGGGGGTAAAGGGAGCCGGGGAACCGGGAGAATGAGGCTTCTGGGAAGCGATCCCAGAAGATGGATGAGGATCTTTGGCCTGAAGCCCGAGATTCTCAGGGTTAGATACCGTGAGACTGTTAGATGAAACGTTATGGGTTAGATCAGAGAATGGAGTGTTGATGTCGGAGTCCATTTCgccccctcattttccagatgggcAATTTAAAATCCAGAGAGAGGAGGGGTACCTGGGGGCAGATGGGGAGAGAGGATGCCAGGGTCAGGTGGTTAAGGAAGAGGGGGAGTCCCCTTTGAAAACTCCAGGCTGCCAGGGTGTAGAGTTTTGTCCTCCTCAGCTTCAACCCCTTCCAGAGAAAATCTTTGccactttccctcccttctttctctgcctctgcctgtGTGTTGggtccccctctccccctctcatTTTAGGAACACAGGACTCAGACCATCAGGTTACccagtttctctctttctctttccatccttaGTTTTGTCCTTAATGTCTATTTCTCCATCTCCTTCCATTAACCTAAGCCTCTCTCCATCCAGTTCAAGAATTAAGTTTAAGGCAAAGGAGAGAACGAGCTGAAATAAATCGTCCTTGCTCAAGTAACtgccatttttcctttctctaatctctcttttcCCACGAGCTTCTGGCCATCTCTAaccttatttctctccctctctctctctggaactCCATCTTTCAAACTAGCCTCTCTGATAAGAGGGCTGATGAGTGCTTTTCAGGGTTTCTCATGCACCTTTGCTCACCTGTGGCTCGGGGACCTGCGTCATGACCACGCCCGCCGAAATTGGCTCAGCAGAGGGGCTCACCCGGTCTGAGGATAACCTAGCGGTCTCCAACCCAAGGACGCCCGGGGAGGGGTCTACCCCACGCATGTGAGGACTGCCTCTGGCACAATGGACGGAGGAGGACAATTCGTTCCCACGGAGCTTGCGCTTGCAGCTTGGGCAGCCATCAAAGATGCTGCATCCCTAATCCCTGGAGGGTCCTGACTTTGGACTTCAATGATTCaggaagagaaactgaggctaatgaTTATGCAGGACTGCCTGCCTCACTTCATTTCACCCTGTGATTCAcacctctttgaaaatgaaggaggaaCAGCATCTTTCAAACtactgtctcttttttcttcctttctaagaCCATAAATTTAGGGCCAGAAAGAACCTTAGACACCATCTCtccccattttctcattttacaaacacGCCTAGGGAAGCGATTTGTCTCCCGTCGGTCTTTTTATCTCTGGATGTCTCACCTTCcatccctttctctgtctccatatgtgttattattgttattttcttactccatctcttcatttttctctgaatttctcaccACCTGTATTTTGGTCCCTTTGTTACCCAAACCTAAAGTTTAAGTTACTTTCCTGTCTGTTTCTGTGTTGAcctgatctcttctttctctttctttctctttccattcctatCTCCCATGTTTCTGTTCTGCCCCATTTCCTTCCTCTCCAGACCTTTTCTCTGGCTCACTCCCGTTTTTCACTCTTTGCTCACACCAGCCATCTTGGAAGATGGGGggctgtttttccctttctttgtatccccagctctaAGCTCGGTGCTTCAAAAATGGTTGTGGATTGACTGATAGACCTTTCCCGGAAGTAAAACCCAGAGTTGGATTATTGAGTAGCCTTCAGTATTGAATGTAGTGGGGCCCGAAGCATCAGAACCAGCAGCCTGAGACTGAACCCCCAAACTGACTGAAGGCCAGTATTTGTCTTTGAGCACACCATGCGGGTGGTGCTCTTATCTCCCGGGCTCACCGGCTTGCCCCAGATTGGCTGGATGGGGGCTGTCCAGCTTAAGGGAAACCTCCaacccccccttccccctttggggagggggagactgAAACTGACATGGATGGGAAAGCTTAAAAGAGGAGGGGCAAACTCAGGTAGGCGGCCCCAGCCTGCTATGATCGCCTTTGATTGGTTTAGGAGAGTCAGATTCAAGTAAACAAAGCTGGTAAATTTCTTATCAGTTTGATAACCTTGTTTTCTTCACTAAAGGTGTGTTTATGTGGGGAGCAAAGGGAGGGAGCCCCCGGCTTTATTCTGCCTCAATTCTTCCCAgtagaaaaaggggaaggggaaaacagACAACAGCTCCCCCAGTACAAACTTTTGCTCTTCTCCCCATAACTTACCACCCACCTATAAAGAAAGGAAACCCCAGGATCACAGGCTAAAGGGATTGTAGAATCCACCCATTGACTAGGGACAGAACAGAAGAACCCCTCCCACAGGAGAATTAACAGAATCCTGCTGTGTGGCTTTAGGGCAGACCTGGTCTCTCTCTGAGCCTGTTTTCCCTTCTCCTAAGATAACTGAGTGGGCCTGGGAGGTTTCCCCTCATTTCCCCCTTCTGTGGTTCCGTGGGCTTGTGCCATCCCTTGGAGCCCCCTGGCCTTGGCTTCCAAGCGCGCTCTGCGCCTGGACGAATCCTTTCTCCTACCGGAGACTGTTACCTCTCACGGTAAATGAGATGGTGGGAACAGCCCAACCCAGAGAGGGCAAGTGATTTGCTGGAGGTCCCCTAGCTGGTGGTGCAAGAGCTGAAACTCGGGCCTTCCCCACTAGATTTGCTCCCTGCAGGGGGTAGGAGTGGGGGCAGAGGAAGAGAGTGGGCCCTTTAAATTGGAAGCCCCACCTTTGCCTTTAGAGGTCTCAAGCACTTTATAAAAAGCCCCCCGCCCGCCTGCTCCCAGCTCCCCTGCTCCAGAAGTGGAGGAGCTCCTGCCCCGGCCCTCTCCTCACAGGCTGGCCTCCTCGCCCTCCACGGCCTGCCTTCCCCATCAGGCACCCATGCAGCTGCCGGCCCCCTTCGATATGTGGAGAGACTATCTGAACCTGAACAAGATCCTGTGGGAGGTGATCTCGGGCCAGGGGGCTTCTAGGGGCAGGGAGAGGTCCAGCCCGGAGGCCCAGGCTGGGCAAGAGAGGCAGGTGGTGGCCAGGGGGCCGGGGGACCCCGCGCCTCTCTGCAACTTCTGCAAACACAACGGGGAGTCGCGCCACGTGTACACCTCGCACCTGCTGAAGACTCCTGAGGGCGTGGTGGTCTGCCCCATCCTTCGCCATTACGTGTGCCCGCTGTGTGGCGCCACGGGGGGCCTGGCCCATACCCTCAAGTACTGCCCCCTCAATGGCGGCCAGCAGTCCCTGTACCGACGGAGCGGACGGAACTCGGCCGGGAGAAAGGTCAAGCGGTGAGGGAGCATCTGGACCTCCTCTTCTGGACCCCCCTCCTCTGGACCCCTCCAGGACTTCCTGGGCCCTGCCCCATCCCAGGGACGCCTCCCTCCCTGGGCCTTCCTCCACTCCTAATTGTCCCAAAGCCGGGGAATCCCCAGCCCCTGAGACCTCCCAGCCCAAGCTACCTCCTCCCAGGGAACCCTCCTCCCCAGGCCGTCCCCCATTCCCCAGGGGCTGGTCCCCTCTGATATCTCCAAGACCTTCCCTAGACCCTCCTCTTCCCAGTTCACTCTATCCTGGGGAATCTTCAGTTCCAGGACTCCTCCCCATTCCTGGATCGCCCTGACTCGCCCCCCCTCCCCGGCACACCCAGCTCCAGGATGTCTCAGCATCTGGAACACCCCCCCTTGCACCTTGTCTCAGTCCTGGGAAACCCTCCCCCAGgacctcccctccccctgccaaCCTCCAACTTCCCCCGACATGGGGGAGCTCCTGAGGAGTCACAGACTGCACCAGGGGCTCTCTGCCTCCCTACCCGGCGCTGCCTCAGACATTGCCTTTGGCTTCTGTCTCAGCCTTGAAGGTGGAACCCCTCGGAACGGCTCCTGGCCTCGGGACTCCCCACGGTTGGTTCCTGTGAAGATCCCCGGATGCAGCTTCTCTTGCTGGGGCCCTCACACGAGCCCTTTGAGTTCCAGGGGGTGACCAGCCCCTGGAGATGATGACGGAGGGGgttcctcagtctctctcttcACTGCTGTCCTTCTCCCCAGCTCCAGAAAGATAGCTTGGGGTGGGCTTGGGGAGTTTACGGGGAGGGAGATGTTTGCTTATACTGTTCTTATGCACCTGTTATACAACCGTTGGTTCCTGCAGCCCTCCCCCTCCCGTGATCTGTCCCCCTGAAAACCCCTCTCATTGCCTGCAAAGCTCTGTTCGAAGGGGAGACTGGGCTAGCTCTCTAAAGCGTTTTAAAGTCTTCGAGGAAGAAGGTTGGGTCAGTGTGGCGGGGGCGGAAAGAAGGGGGCCCGCTGAAGGCCTGGAAGGTCCTCGAGCTCGTTTTGTAGGGAAGGGGGGGCTATAATAAGCAGAATTCATGTCGTTGGCTCTTGTTCAGGGCTACAATAAAGGACTAGAGTAGTTGAACTTCTTTCTCGCTGTGTTTTTCTGGAAGGGCTAAGGGGAGACTATAACTACCCCCACCTAGAACCAGAGCACCCCAAGTCACCCCAGTCTGTTCTCCTTCCTCAATGGCTCCATCCTCCCCAAAATCCCTGTCTCCTTATCTTGGGTCTCCATTTTCGCACCCTCAGCCCAGACCACAAACGTCAATCTTCCCACTCTCCAAGCCATCCTCAGACATGGCATCAGGACTCCCAGAGTTCAAAGGGACAGCTTTGTGTATCCCACCTCAGAAATCCCACCACAGCAGATCAGGGGTCCCTAAACTCTTGCTTGAGAATTTCAGGGAGAAGCTGCCCATCTACTTACGGTTCAATGTGGCCATTGGGAGCTATTTCTGGCCATCAAACCACAATCTGTGTCTCTGCCAAGTCCAGCCATTATTTCTGGTTttctgccccccccaaaaaaaagccatAGGCATGTGTgtgttaattttatatatatatatatatatatatattgtagaaACTGACCATATTTAACCCACACACAAGATGATTTGGGGGACATGAAAGCTTTGAGAGATTTGACAGATTCATTTGGTTCCAGGGGCCGGGGGAACGGGGCAGAAAACCAGGAAAATGGGGGGGGAGCAGTGTGCAGAGGCAGACTGAGGCTTGATGGAAAAGacaaacttcctaacaattttaataaaaataataatggccAACATTGACGGTTTAGAGAGCACTTTCCATATATAATTCTCATTTGAAGCTCACAATAACCTCAAGGTGCtatattttttacagatgaggaaactgaggcaattggtcaagaagcatttttttaaatactttttatttcattaaatattacactttgtttcaagttctggctcataacacaatcacattaaaaatgtaacattcattttttgaaatttgaatcccaaattctttctctctctcagctcTCCCCTCACTCCTTGAGAAATCAAGCAATATGGTAgccattatatatatgaaatcagcagatatatttccatgttttgtCCCATCATAAAAGAAATCATACactggtctacctgccatctgggggagggggtggagggaaggaggggggaaattggaacaaaaggttttgccattgtcaatgctgaaaaattacccatgtatgcatattgtaaataaaaaaaaaactggaaaaaaatcataCACTCAAAAAAAGCCACGAGAAAAATCAAAAGTCAGAAAACATCTATTAAGGGCCTTTaagtggcaggcactgtgctaagcactgactacataagaggaaaggaaaagacacTCCTaatgggagagaggagaaaaccACAAGATAATGAAGTTATAaacaggataaactggaaataatccaAGAGGGAAGCATTGGAATtatgggaaaacaggaaaaaaggtcCAATTGTAGGTGAGACCTGCAGAAAACTGGGGGTGGAGATAAGGAGGAGACAGTTTCAGGCCCAGGGGAGCCGTCCATGCTGGGTATGCCATATTCGAGGAGCACGAAGATGCAGGGGGCGTTGCATCTCAGGGTGGGGGGAAACTCGGAAGGTggaggggggcagggaggagTCAGACAGGTGATCTCATTTCTAATCCTGGAAGTGACAAGGAGCCCCTCAAACATTCAAGGGTTATTGAATAGGGCTGGTGGTGGCGTGATAGGACCTGCCCTTTTAGGGAGAAGAGACTAGAATGGGAGACCTGAGGCAGCCAGACCCCCACAATGGCTGCTTCAATGATCTAGGCAGGAGGAGGTGAAGGTCTGCCCCAGGGAGCCAGCAATGtcaggagagaaaagggaacGAGCTCACGAGTTGTTAGAAAGGTGGAACTGATGAACCTGAGGGAcagattggggggggggcaggagaggagagggaaagggaaagaaaagaaaagagagacagatgagaagaagaaagaggaagaaggaaagggagaagaaaggaaagaaagaaagaaagaaagaaagaaagaaagaaagaaagaaaagaaaaagaaagaaagaaagaaaagaaaaaagaaagaaa
Proteins encoded in this region:
- the NANOS2 gene encoding nanos homolog 2; the protein is MQLPAPFDMWRDYLNLNKILWEVISGQGASRGRERSSPEAQAGQERQVVARGPGDPAPLCNFCKHNGESRHVYTSHLLKTPEGVVVCPILRHYVCPLCGATGGLAHTLKYCPLNGGQQSLYRRSGRNSAGRKVKR